Genomic DNA from Fusobacterium simiae:
GGTTTGGCACCTCGATGTCGGCTCATCGCATCCTGGGGCTGGAGAAGGTCCCAAGGGTTGGGCTGTTCGCCCATTAAAGCGGTACGTGAGCTGGGTTCAGAACGTCGTGAGACAGTTCGGTCCCTATCCACTGTAGGCGTTAGAATATTGAGAAGACCTGTCCTTAGTACGAGAGGACCGGGATGGACAAACCTCTGATGTACCAGTTGTCACGCCAGTGGCACAGCTGGGTAGTCACGTTTGGAATAGATAACCGCTGAAAGCATCTAAGCGGGAAACTAACTTCAAGATAAGTATTCTTTAAGATACCTTCGAGACAAGGAGGTTGATAGGTTGGAGGTGTAAGTACAGCAATGTATTTAGCTGACCAATACTAATTATCGAAGTTTTAATCTAAAATCTACTATATAGTTTCAAGTGTTCAGACTTGCACATATAAATATTATGTGATAAAATAGATATGCTTGGTGAGTATAGCTATGGGGGTACACCTAGTTACATTTCGAACCTAGAAGTTAAGCCCATATACGCTGATGGTACTTGATTGGAAGCGACCTGGGAGAGTATGGATTTGCCAAGCTACATTTAAGAGGGAAGCTAGTGCTTCTCTCTCTTTTTTTATTTCTTTTAATTTATTAGAAAAAATGGTACAATAAAGCATTATAATATTTAATTTTTATAAATAAAATGGAGGAAAAATTAATGATTTATTATATCTACCATAGTGCTTTTGCTATAGAATTAAAAAAAAGTATTTTAATATTTGATTTTTATAAATTTCCTAGCAATAAAAAAAATGAAAAAAATGAATTTTTTAATAGATTTATAAAAAGAGCTGATAAAAAAGTTTATGTATTTTCTACCCATAGTCATCCTGATCATTTTAATAAAGAAATTTTAACTTGGTCAGAAATGAATGAAAATATAAAATATATTTTAAGTGATGATATAAAAATACATAAACATAAAAATTTTTATTTTACCAAAGAAGATGACAGCTTTGAATTAGATAATTTAAAAATAAATACTTTTGGTTCGACAGATTTAGGTTCATCATTTTATATAAATACAGAAAATGAAAATATATTTCATTCTGGAGATTTACACTTTTGGCATTGGGAAGATGATACACCAGAGGAAGAAAAAACTATGTATGATGCCTATATATTACAACTTCAAAAGATAAAAAGATTAGATAGAATAGATATAGCCTTTGTACCAGTAGACCCAAGATTAGGAGTTAATACATTGGAAGGAGTAGAATTATTTTATAAGATTTTAGAACCTAAAATAATAATTCCTATGCACTTCTCAGATGATTATAGTAAAATGAAAGCTTTTATAGATAAATTTAAGAATATTGATGATGTTAATGTTATAGAAATAACAGATAGTATGGAAAAAATATTGGAGTAATTATGATAGATGTAAAATTTTATATGTTAGTTGAAGGTGGAGATAATCTTTATCTAGCTTTATATGATTCTGAAAAAAATTTAATTAGTAATTACTCTAATTTAAACCAAAATCTGATAAATAATTATATAGAAAATTTAGAGAATGAAAAAGAATTTTTTATCAGTTGGGAAGAAGAAAAAAGTAGTGATTACTTAAAATTAGATAAAACATTAATTTCTTATCTTTTAGGAAATGAAA
This window encodes:
- a CDS encoding MBL fold metallo-hydrolase, with protein sequence MIYYIYHSAFAIELKKSILIFDFYKFPSNKKNEKNEFFNRFIKRADKKVYVFSTHSHPDHFNKEILTWSEMNENIKYILSDDIKIHKHKNFYFTKEDDSFELDNLKINTFGSTDLGSSFYINTENENIFHSGDLHFWHWEDDTPEEEKTMYDAYILQLQKIKRLDRIDIAFVPVDPRLGVNTLEGVELFYKILEPKIIIPMHFSDDYSKMKAFIDKFKNIDDVNVIEITDSMEKILE